The region tatttaattgatatagggaaatgtaagAGCATCCCCAGCagcttcccaaccatttttAAATATAGGAAACAAAACTGCTTTTTACTTCCCaatcaaaaaatactccacatcagcttccttttatttttctctatatcattaaattattattatttttttacttttactttaattaaaagtaggaaaaagaagataaagtaggagagagataatatatttttttacctttactttaattaaaagtaagaaagagaaataaagtaTGAGAGATcgatataatatattttgtgaataaacaattgaatgaaaAGTGAATATTGCTTTTAAAAAAGTACTATTCACTTTCCagggaaacaaaaattttagtGAAGCTGCTGTGGAGAGGTTTTTAtaactttcttgaaattttttctaaaacttaGGGAACAGACCTCTTTAGAGaagctgctgtgaatgctctaaatGAACTtattgtgggttttttttttttataggaaagtaaaaagtatttttgttccctaaatataagaaaaatggttgggaatctgctgctagtgctctaaaggGGGCTTGTTCTCTaagttttagggaaaatttcaatAAAGTTACAAAAATCtctccacagcagcttccctaaaattcaattgtttatttacaaaatatattatctctctcctattttatttctcttttatacttttaattaaagtaaatgtaaaaaatatattatctttctcatactttatcttctttttcctacttttaaatgaagtaaaagttaaaaaaataatattttaatgatataggaaaaaatgaagggaagctgctgttggatgttttttgatagaaaagtaaaaagtaattttattccttatatttaagaaaaattgtttAGAAGCTTCTAAGAATGTTTTTAGGGCCCGAACAAGTGGGCTCCACAAACAATCCGAACGACCATTGTATTTGTCGGAGATCTGATCCAATTCAAATTAACAGATCTCCTTCTTgccaaaggaaaaaataaaaaataaaaacaaagaaaaaaaaaagaaaaagaaaaagaaagatttacTTGTGACTCACGGACAACTGTGGCAATTTGCACGCTCCAATGTCAACCCAAAAGGTAAGATTTCCGAAACCGGAAAGAAAAGTAGTAGTAGCTAGAAAGAGCCTTATTtgtgatgtatatatatagaaaagattGAAGAGGATTTTGCTGTGTGTTATTCCAATTGATTCGCGAGTCTCTGTTGCGAAGAATCCATCATGGACTTCTGTCTGCTTATTGTTCTTCTTGTTTCTACTACCGTGTTGCCTGCAATGGTTTCCGGTTCCCTTGGAATCAACTACGGTCAGATTGGAGACAATCTTCCGGCGCCCGAGCACGCTGTTCCTCTCATTCAGTCCATCGGTGCCACAAAGGTGAAGCTTTACGACGCAAATCCGCTGGTTCTTGGTGCATTCGCCAACACCGACATTGAGTTCACCGTCGCGCTTGGCAACGAACGCTTATCGGAGATGCGCGATCCACTGAACGCCTTAACTTGGGTGAGATCGAACGTCCAACAATACTTGCCCGACACGAAAATTACCCGCATCATGGTTGGGAACGAAGTTCTGACTCTAGGCGACATTGCTTTGAGCGACAGCCTCGTCGCCGCCATGCAAAGCATATACGGTGCACTCGTTGCTTTAGGGTTAGACGAGAAGATCAAGGTAggtatattaaaaaataaattaaatgattaaatttaatctatttttatcagtttaattttatagaataAGGGTCtatttgagtttgcgattttaaaaagtgcaatttgaaaatgcatataattaattaagtttttggcaaaattatagtttgacctttaaaatcacagtttagtaTTTAGaattgtgtatttttaaaaagcaTCCCCTtatctgcaatttgaaaacgtaaattttctatgttttcaaatcgtaatttttttaaaaacacactacCAAACCATATATTTaatgtgatttgatttaaattaaatcgcaCTTTGTTTAATTATGAAATCGTAATGCCAAACATACTTTTAAGTAGCgttttaacatgatatcaaagaAATTAGATCTACGTAAGTAATCTCttctttcaattaaatatttttattaagggAGAGAAGACACGTGGTGACGTGAGTGAAGACGAGTATTAGAATATAGAAATCGAATaattaaattgtttgttttttttttttttttagtagcttAAATTTATGGCATAAGTGGTAATTTTACAGGTAACCACGGCACACTCCTTCAACGTGATCGGAAACTCCTATCCTCCATCCGCCGGAGCCTTTAATCAAGATCTAACCGGCTATATAACTGAAATCTTGAAGTTCCACAAGCAAACGGGTTCACCTTTCTGCATCAATATTTACCCGTATTTTGCATACAAGGCAAACCCAAAGGAAATTCCTCTTGCTTACGTTCTCTTTGAGCCGAACAACGGGGTTGTGGATTCGAATACCAATCTCCTCTATGATAACATGTTATTTGCGCAGATTGATGCTGTTTATTTTGCGCTATCTCTGTTGGGTTATAAGGATGTCTCTGTTTGCGTGTCGGAGACTGGTTGGCCATCGAAGGGCGACGCCGATGAGGCCGGAGCTACACGTGATAACGCAGCAAAGTACAACGGCAATTTGATAAAGATGATTGCTGAAAATAGGGTGACACCACCAATGAGGCCAGGCTCGGATTTAGACGTGTATATTTTTGCGTTGTTTAACGAAAACATGAAGCCCGGGCCAATGTCAGAGAGGAACTATGGACTGTTCAAGCCTGACACATCGCCGGTCTATTCCGTTGGACGACAGACCCCAGCAGAATTAGTTTTCAATTCATCTGGCATCAACTGCATTGCTCTAAAGCTAGCTAAAGTGATAACTtggtctttattttattttattttattctttttgtaaaagcagaAGGTGAAAGTAGATCTATACATAGAAGTTTTAATGTAATCggagaagggttttttttttttttttttttttttttttttttttttttttttttttttttttttttttttttgcatattataAGTTATAACAATAACCCAATTTTCTCCACAAGTTTATTATTAATCAATAGATAAATACTTTTTGGCATTCCAGCATCCGTTGGCATACAAGTTAACATGCTCCATTCATCCTTAAATAATCCACTTTAATTTGATTGCTTTTGGTTTCCACAACTTCTTTATATCAATTACTTAAGATCACCTGAATTACTAATTAAGAACATAATATACTAAAAAAAGGCAATCTTATTGCTAGTATAActgtatattattattattattattattattattattattttatgaataagagttaaattaaaggaaaaaaatgcaaaatcaatttaCGTGGTTATACCGAATTTGCAATAAGCTCTTTAgagtttaaaaagtgacttaAAACTCTTCATAATTAATAACCATAAATGACAAATACTCCCCACCCAAAACTTCCGTTACGGTCAAAGTGTAACATTAGCACCAATAATGATACCATACGTGTCtccttttttttgataagaaaaaaattaaaaaaaataaatagaaggaTGAGTAAAATGTGAGTTTTGGCCGCTCACACAAAAAAATTTAGTTCCGCCCCTCCTCTTTTGGGTTCTTTTGGTGcatttgggtattgaatttttgaaatcagaattaaattcttattctaTTTACTAGTTTTGAGATTTGActtcttaaaaaaagttgaataaaatattatttgttttgaaaaagtagaataaaatataatttattttttaaaaaagtagaatcagaattatgttttcaaaatttcgaTGTCAAACACGGTAATCCCTAAAGCCACCGTCTCTTGTACAATGCACAGCAGTAGTGTTTTATTAACGAAAAGTTTGGACTCTGAGGCTTCATTTATGATGTGGTGCTTTTGAAGAATGTACACCTTAAAGagtgaaaaatcatttttttttttcctggtaaTGAGATGACCAGCTTTTTGTGCAAATAATGATGAAGCTTTGTCATAAGCTACCCAAAAGTGAAATTTGTAGGCATTATTTACTTTGTTTGTTTATACTTTATATGGTTGGTGTTCATTTTGTTCCCAAAAGTGAAACTTTATAGAAGTATCAAAACCTTCTTCCACAGGCAGAGCTGCCAAGTTTCTCTCATAGAATTCCAGCTCTCTGAGTGCCTGGAATTAGAAGGTATGGCATCCCAGAAAGCTACTATTGTGGTAGTCTGGTAGAGATTTAAAGAGCAAAGTCATGGTAAAATGATCTAATATTGTGCATCTGATTTTGCAGGGCCTCAACAACCCTTTATTGGGGCTTCAATTATAACTCTCGGAGATTCTTGGCATTTTGTGAAATTAACTTTGTCAAAAGCTTTTCTTCATAATTATGCCCTGAAAGCATGTTTGGAAGTTTCATTTTTCAGACATGTACTCCAATGGCCTGTGTGTCAAAGGCAGCAACATTTCACACTATACATTTTGAAGTACATGGGAGTACATGTATGAAGTTATTGATTAATCACCAAGGCATACACAAATTTAGAACAAGGTAGGTTTGCCATGCACTTGGTTCGAAACTTCATGTAGATGAGTGAAAATGCTTCTTGGTACTCCATCTGTGCAAAATGTTGCCAAAAACATCATAGAATACAATCTCTGCATCCAACTGGGTCAACTGGACAGACATGAAACCCTGTCCATCATAGAAGAAGTTTAGACCTTCTTTGTTATGTCCTTTAATGTCTCCCCTCCATGCCTTGGACCCAGCTCCACTAGTTAGAAATTGTATAGAGCTGCAACAAGTTTCACAGCATTAGCCAAATGCACTGCTCTCAGTTTTAACAAATGGTGCAAAAGTTACATTTTGTTTACCTGTCCGTGTCGCCGATATGCTCAAGGCAATGGTCATGGCCATTCATGTAAAAATCAACATTGTTGGCCTGCGATTTTACAatgaaactaaattttttttagattcaattaataaattttcaaaCCCTTTTGTTCTTCCATTGTCTATAAGAACAGAGAGAGTGACAATTTCAGTAACCTGAAGGATTGGAAGCAGCCGCCTTTTAAGTTCCTCTGTATCCCCATGATGTCCAACACTTCTGATGGCATGGTGACCAACAACAATCTTCCACTTTGCAGTTGATTTCTTCAATGCTGATTCTACATCCTGTTACAAAAATTCATAAAGAATATAGATAGTGGTCTTTATTAACATACAATTAgcgttaaagtattgattaaatgtgATATAACAAGGTATTAGAGCCAGATTTCTTGAGTTCAAACCTTGATTCCACAatttctatcagtttaagcttttgaataAGTGAggatttaacaatttgaaaCAGACTATCGGTAATATACCTTCAATAGGTTGGCAGTGTAAGCCTTGCGAGAGTGGATGCCCCTCCAGTCATATGTATGGCCCTCCGCATCAGTAAAGTATGCTTTGACAAAAGGAGTGGTGTCCACAAATAAAATCTCAGCTAATTCTACAAAAAAGAAGCAGATGAAGAGGAAAGAAAGCTAAATATGGTTGGGTTTCAAAAGTTTCAATGTCATTAGATAATAGATTATAGCCCTGCATTGAGATATGCTTGAATGTAAGAGCTAATTACCAGAATTCACAATAAAAGATCTGAGGCAAAGCCATCTACTATCAATTTGCCTAAGGACAGGGCTCAATTGTGCCTCTGCATTGCCTCTATAATCATGGTTTCCCAAAACTGCATaggaattaaattaaattaaattaaattaaatataattgcTCAATGCTTTGCAAATAAGTGAAAAGcaaatagtgatttttcttttatccaTATAATCAAAGTAGTTGGTACTTGCCGCTGTACCACTGCTTCTGTAGGCTATTGGCTGTGTAGATTCTGCTAAATGACTCCTCAAATGCTGTGTCCTCTTCACTAGTCAACCCATTATCATAGAAATTATCTCCTGTGGAAACTACAAAATCTATGTCTAGCTTCCCTCCAATCCTTCCCATCTGCAAGCAAGAACCATAACAAACACACgagtaaaaatatatttatgcctGCTCTGCCCAACCCACAAAGGAacaaatataaaagagaaagaaaaattattggtTTTTACAAACACATAACCTTCATGAATTCAACAAAAGCTTTCCTGAGTTGTCATATATACAAATTACTCAAAACattggaaataaaaaaaaaaaaaaaaaaatacaagatttAGAACCTGATGAGCAACTTCTGATTGGTTGAAAGCCCCTCTTCGTCCCCAGTCCCCAAGGACCAAAAAGCTAAGCGATCCATCAATCTTTGTGGGGTGTTCAAATCTTTGAAGCTCTGCAGATGTGAAGAAGAAACAGAGGCCAAAGGTAATGGCGAAGAGAAGGGACAGAGCCATGGATTTTTTATACCAAGCTGCCATCTCTCTTCAGACTTCAGAGGAGATCCAAGAGAGACCAAAGAATAAATGACTCGAATAATGTAACGaataaaatatttcaacaaTGGAAGACTGGTAGGTATCTTTGCAACGTCTAAATGCACTGCCCTTTTATAGGCAGGAAAAAGTTGGCAAATTAAACAAGAAGATGACGAAAGAAATTAATTCcagaattttaaaatattaatttaaataattaaattaacttttttCTATTGGTTTTCGAGATAATACATCTCACACACGTGAAGGAGAATATTACAtgttaatataaataattaaattcacatcaGAAATCTCTAGTTTTTTATTAGGCTTGttaatacataaataaaaatcctaGGATTTTACAAACAGAATTATAAACTTCTTGAaacaggaattttttttttttttttttttagtacattAGATAAGAACAAGGAACAACAACATCAcacctaccaaaaaaaaaaaaaaaaaaaaaagcaagctagaaaaaaaaccaaattcaaaTGCAGAaagactaaaagaaaaaagtcaatTTTGACAGCGATCGAACCACCAACGGTCTTGATAAGAATCTTCGTTGAAGATAGTGTTGGGTGGGATCGCTGCCAACAAAACTGATTGTAACGATCCTTTATGGAAAATGTGGGTGCAACCAGGTGACACCCAAATGCAGTAACCAGGTTTAAATTTCCTAACCTAGGGTCGCTAAATttagggagaaagagagaattcGACATGTGAGCCAATCCTTGGAAGGAAAAAGAGAGGATAGACAATAACGAATATCTAATAATACCATAAAGATACGCAAGCCGCACGGATTAGGATCTCAATcatctataattatttattcaaatttttaggtgattgtgagagactacttatagaacccacctgaccaaataaaaattggattacCCAACTACTTATCCGGTTTGGTAGGTTCTATAAGTAGCCTCTCACAATCGCCTGCccgaattcttttaaattcagataaataattataaatgatcCTACTCAAGCCGCACACCGAATAACTTATCGTCTA is a window of Alnus glutinosa chromosome 4, dhAlnGlut1.1, whole genome shotgun sequence DNA encoding:
- the LOC133865989 gene encoding purple acid phosphatase 17-like — translated: MAAWYKKSMALSLLFAITFGLCFFFTSAELQRFEHPTKIDGSLSFLVLGDWGRRGAFNQSEVAHQMGRIGGKLDIDFVVSTGDNFYDNGLTSEEDTAFEESFSRIYTANSLQKQWYSVLGNHDYRGNAEAQLSPVLRQIDSRWLCLRSFIVNSELAEILFVDTTPFVKAYFTDAEGHTYDWRGIHSRKAYTANLLKDVESALKKSTAKWKIVVGHHAIRSVGHHGDTEELKRRLLPILQANNVDFYMNGHDHCLEHIGDTDSSIQFLTSGAGSKAWRGDIKGHNKEGLNFFYDGQGFMSVQLTQLDAEIVFYDVFGNILHRWSTKKHFHSST
- the LOC133866278 gene encoding glucan endo-1,3-beta-glucosidase 11-like, which produces MDFCLLIVLLVSTTVLPAMVSGSLGINYGQIGDNLPAPEHAVPLIQSIGATKVKLYDANPLVLGAFANTDIEFTVALGNERLSEMRDPLNALTWVRSNVQQYLPDTKITRIMVGNEVLTLGDIALSDSLVAAMQSIYGALVALGLDEKIKVTTAHSFNVIGNSYPPSAGAFNQDLTGYITEILKFHKQTGSPFCINIYPYFAYKANPKEIPLAYVLFEPNNGVVDSNTNLLYDNMLFAQIDAVYFALSLLGYKDVSVCVSETGWPSKGDADEAGATRDNAAKYNGNLIKMIAENRVTPPMRPGSDLDVYIFALFNENMKPGPMSERNYGLFKPDTSPVYSVGRQTPAELVFNSSGINCIALKLAKGLNNPLLGLQL